A region from the Candidatus Hydrogenedentota bacterium genome encodes:
- the rnpA gene encoding ribonuclease P protein component: MPGDYTFPRSERILQSAEFERAFQQGEKLVCGAFVCYVVRQTGQGRKLGCVVSRRVGGAVVRNRLKRYIREAYRLHRPNLADDIHLVVVARQAAARMRYGECAEALCRLLRKGDVLRG; encoded by the coding sequence GTGCCGGGCGACTACACGTTTCCACGAAGCGAACGCATTCTCCAAAGCGCCGAATTCGAGCGCGCATTCCAACAAGGGGAGAAACTGGTATGTGGCGCGTTCGTTTGCTACGTGGTCCGGCAGACAGGTCAGGGACGGAAGCTGGGATGTGTCGTTTCGCGGCGGGTCGGCGGCGCGGTGGTGCGCAACCGCCTGAAACGCTACATCCGGGAAGCATATCGCCTGCATCGTCCGAACCTCGCCGATGACATCCACTTGGTGGTGGTGGCACGGCAGGCCGCGGCCCGCATGCGATACGGCGAATGCGCCGAGGCGCTTTGCCGGCTTCTGCGAAAAGGAGACGTGCTGCGTGGGTAA
- the yidD gene encoding membrane protein insertion efficiency factor YidD has translation MIRLYQQCVSPYLGNNCRFTPTCSQYAIDAIRMRGVIVGMGLALWRLLRCQPFCSGGFDPVPERRRLG, from the coding sequence ATGATTCGCCTGTACCAGCAGTGCGTGTCTCCGTATCTCGGCAACAACTGCCGCTTCACCCCGACCTGTTCGCAGTACGCCATAGACGCGATACGCATGCGCGGCGTCATCGTTGGCATGGGTTTGGCCCTGTGGCGCCTTTTACGGTGCCAGCCGTTCTGCAGCGGAGGTTTCGATCCGGTACCGGAGCGGCGCCGTCTCGGGTAG